A window of the Henckelia pumila isolate YLH828 chromosome 3, ASM3356847v2, whole genome shotgun sequence genome harbors these coding sequences:
- the LOC140887944 gene encoding 6,7,8-trihydroxycoumarin synthase-like — MNLLLLLILPLLFFFLFKKRPKTLYPPSPPALPVIGNLHQFEASNPHLYLYKLAQKYGPLMSMKLGKVRVLVVSSAKMAKEVLKIHDIAFCSRPPFLSWLKLTYNGLDIGFSPYNDSWRELRKICVLHLFSNKQVQSFQPIREDEVSRMIKNLAASASSGEYNCVNLSVTMLNLTSTLIAFGKRFDENESERRRFDQLMIESQAMQGGFFVSDYLPWFGWVDKLSGMLSRLDECFRNMDEFYQELIDEHLDSNYRDTIMNPNNILDLLIQLKERKLSSIDLTWDRIKALLSDIFVAGTDTSAAVTVWAMTALIKNPDVMKKLQKEIRETIGNKGFVNENDVPKLPYLKAVIKETLRLYPPAPLLLPRESLEERIIEGYTIPSKTLVYVNAWAIARDSQCWENPNEFSPERFLNSSIDVIGQDFEVIPFGAGRRGCPGISMGLATVDLALANLVYYFDWELPKGMRKEVVDTDVLPGITMHKKNPLCLSPRNYICA; from the exons ATGAATCTATTGCTTCTCTTGATCTTGCcacttcttttcttcttcctctTCAAAAAAAGACCAAAAACCCTTTATCCGCCATCTCCTCCGGCCCTCCCCGTGATCGGAAACCTGCACCAATTCGAGGCCTCCAATCCTCACCTCTATCTCTACAAACTAGCCCAAAAGTATGGTCCCCTTATGTCCATGAAACTGGGGAAAGTTCGAGTTCTCGTAGTTTCTTCTGCGAAAATGGcgaaagaagttttaaaaatacaCGACATCGCCTTCTGCAGCAGGCCACCTTTCCTTTCCTGGCTGAAACTAACCTACAATGGATTGGATATAGGCTTCTCCCCGTACAACGATTCTTGGAGGGAGTTGAGGAAGATTTGTGTTCTTCATTTGTTCAGCAACAAACAGGTCCAATCGTTCCAGCCCATTCGGGAAGATGAAGTGTCCCGAATGATCAAGAATCTAGCAGCCTCTGCTTCTTCCGGTGAATACAATTGTGTGAATCTGAGCGTGACCATGTTGAACTTGACGAGTACTTTGATTGCTTTTGGCAAAAGATTCGATGAAAATGAATCGGAAAGGCGGAGATTCGACCAACTTATGATTGAATCTCAGGCTATGCAGGGCGGCTTCTTTGTTTCTGATTATTTGCCATGGTTCGGTTGGGTGGATAAGTTATCAGGAATGCTATCCAGGCTTGACGAGTGTTTCAGAAACATGGATGAATTCTATCAAGAGTTGATTGATGAACATTTGGATTCGAATTACAGGGATACAATAATGAATCCCAACAATATTCTTGATCTGTTGATTCAGCTCAAGGAGCGGAAGTTGAGTTCCATTGATTTGACTTGGGATCGTATCAAAGCCTTGCTCAGT GATATATTTGTTGCTGGAACCGATACAAGTGCAGCGGTGACTGTCTGGGCTATGACTGCTCTGATAAAAAATCCTGATGTAATGAAAAAATTACAAAAGGAAATCAGAGAAACTATAGGAAATAAGGGTTTTGTAAATGAAAATGATGTGCCTAAGCTTCCCTATTTGAAAGCAGTCATAAAGGAGACATTAAGATTGTATCCACCAGCTCCACTTCTATTACCTAGAGAATCTTTAGAAGAACGCATCATAGAAGGATACACAATCCCATCTAAAACATTGGTCTATGTCAATGCATGGGCTATTGCAAGAGATTCGCAATGCTGGGAAAACCCGAACGAGTTTTCGCCAGAGAGATTCTTGAATAGCTCTATAGATGTAATCGGGCAAGATTTCGAAGTTATCCCTTTTGGAGCTGGAAGAAGGGGGTGTCCCGGAATATCGATGGGACTTGCTACGGTGGATTTGGCACTTGCCAATCTGGTTTATTACTTTGATTGGGAGCTGCCGAAGGGAATGCGTAAAGAAGTTGTTGATACTGATGTTTTGCCTGGGATCACTATGCACAAGAAAAATCCACTTTGCCTTTCACCAAGAAATTATATTTGTGCTTGA